A genomic window from Sebastes fasciatus isolate fSebFas1 chromosome 7, fSebFas1.pri, whole genome shotgun sequence includes:
- the linc.pou2af1 gene encoding colorectal cancer associated 2, whose translation MEESGFKVREHGGGGGGGVLSMACCSLYADKPRVYQGVRVKTTVKELLQRHRAQEANSKTVKTIVSQACSDLQDLCASTFPSRYVDPPPPPPAIEPADSSSCGARGFQLRAASFPVADSSCNMQESAFHDIQQQFGDMMLPSNGYSGNNNNTTSSASSYNTSLLPPPSFPLPWCHGLSSDADYYGHGMAPCSSPESLQLCNPMDHNSYSPQDSFSSSSSSCYDSPTRMESSYHGFPSEHYHYQHCNLQDCHCLSHCWPGQQESFSAPEYAPYYNPTDYPYTCPVVEENYFKRDLQMSSEMCYNVL comes from the exons ATGGAAGAAAGTGGTTTTAAAGTTAgggaacatggaggaggaggaggaggaggggtgctGAGCA TGGCATGCTGTTCTCTTTATGCAGATAAACCCAGGGTGTACCAGGGCGTCCGAGTGAAGACCACGGTCAAAGAGCTGCTGCAGAGGCACAGAGCCCAGGAGGCAAACAGTAAAACAGTGAAAACG ATTGTATCGCAGGCATGCTCGGATCTTCAGGATCTTTGCGCGTCCACTTTTCCAA GTCGCTATGtggaccctcctcctcctcctcctgccatTGAGCCAGCGGACTCGAGCAGCTGTGGAGCTCGAGGCTTCCAGCTGCGCGCCGCCTCGTTCCCAGTCGCTGACAGCTCGTGCAACATGCAGGAGAGCGCCTTCCACGACATCCAGCAGCAGTTCGGGGACATGATGTTGCCCAGCAACGGCTACagtggcaacaacaacaacaccactagCAGCGCGAGCAGCTACAACACCTCCCTGCTCCCCCCTCCCAGCTTCCCGCTGCCATGGTGCCATGGACTCTCCTCTGACGCGGACTACTATGGCCATGGGATG GCTCCCTGTTCCTCGCCTGAGTCGCTGCAGCTCTGCAACCCCATGGATCACAACAGCTACTCGCCGCAGgactctttctcctcctcctcctcctcctgctacGACTCACCCACCAGGATGGAGTCCAGCTACCACGGCTTCCCCTCAGAGCACTACCACTATCAGCACTGCAACCTCCAGGACTGTCACTGCCTGTCCCACTGCTGGCCAGGCCAGCAGGAGAGCTTCTCTGCCCCTGAATATGCACCTTACTACAACCCCACAGACTATCCATACACCTGTCCC